From the genome of Hymenobacter gelipurpurascens:
CCGGCCATCAAGAAAGTACAAGTAGCCAACCTCAAGGCGAATTTATATAAGCAGCTGCTAGCCAGTCTGCGCATGTACCACGCCGGCCATAACCTCGATATTCAGCTTCATGAGCAGCTGGATTACGCCCGCGTACTCTACAACCGCGGCCTCTATCAGCAGAGCCTGCGCATGCTGGAGAAGATAAAGGCCACGGCCCACCAATCCGAGATGCTGCACATTGTGCTGCTGGCCCTCGATTTTGAGAAGCTGATTGAAGGGCAGTACATCACGCGCAGCCTGCGGGGGCGGGCCCGGGAGCTGTCGGATGAGGCTACGGATACGGTGGTGCACCTGGCCCGGGAGCACGAGCTGTCCAACCTGGCGCTGCGCATGTACGGGCGCTACCTCAAAATTGGACACACCCGCAACCAGCAGGATTACGAGAAAATCACGGCCTATTTCCGCGACGGTTTGCCCACGCTGGACCCGCGGCAAGCTGGTTTTTATGAGCAGCTCTACTACTACCAGGCACACGTGTGGTACTACACCATCACGCAAAACTTCCGCCTGTGTTTTCGCTACGCGCAGAAGTGGGTAGATCTGTTTGAGAATAACCCCACCATGCGCGAGCAGCAGGCCATGCTCTACATCAAAGGCCTGCATAACCTGCTGATTACGGCGCACAATATGCTGTACTATAGCAAGTTTGAGCAGGTGCTGACGCAGCTAGAGGCCTACGCCGCTGATCCCGACCGGCGCACCAGCCCCAACATTGAAATGCTGTTGTTCCTGTATATCTACACGAACCGGCTCAATGGGTATTTCATGCGCGGGCAGTTCACCGAAGGCCTCACCATTATCCCGGAACTGCTGGAAAAGCTGGACCACTTCCGCATTCAGCTCGACTCGCACCGGCGCTTGGTGTTCTACTACAAAATTGCCAGCCTCTACTTCGGCAGCGGCCAGCCCGACAAGGCCATTGAGTACCTCAACAAGGTGATTTTCTTCAAGGAAGCGAACCTGCGCGAGGACATCCAGTGCTTTGCCCGCATCCTCAACCTGATTGCCCACTACGAGGCCGGCCGCGACGAAGCCCTGGAGTATCAAATCCGGTCGGTGTACCGCTTCTTGGGCAAAATGAACGACCAACAGCAGATGCAGGAGGCCATCTTCCAGTTCCTGCGCAACCTCGGCGATGTAGCGCCTTCGCAGCTCAAAGAGGCGTTTATTAAGCTCAAAGACAAGCTGATTCGTATTGCCGAAAACTCCTTCGAGCGCCGCCCCTTCCTCTACCTCGATATCATTTCCTGGCTGGAAAGTAAGATCGAAAACGTGCCCGTGCAGGAGGTCATTAAACGTAAATTCAAACAGCTGAAGTAAGCTGTGTTGGGAGCACAATAAGGTGCCACTTTTGGGGCTCAGGTGCTAGCCCTTTACTCTGCAAGTGAACGAAGATTGGTATACCGAGGATATAACGTTCATCTCTTATTAAACTATAGCGGACGTTGATAGTGGTAATCGGATTGTAAATGCCGTGAATGCATCTTTCTGTGTGTCAACAGATATGCTTCCCTTGTGCATTTTAATAATATCCTGGCTGATGAATAGGCCTAGGCCTATTCCCTTGGAAGTAGGCTTGGTTGTGAAGAAAGGAGAGAATAATTGTTGCCTTTCAATATCTGACATCCCATTGCCATTGTCTTCAATTCTTATTTCTGCAAATTGGTCATTGACACTAGTTTTGACAATGATTTTAGGTTGAAATGATTTGTCTATAATTGATTTTTCATTTAGAGAATAGACGGCGTTGCTGATAATATTATAAATAACTGAATTCATTTCTGCTGGTAAGATCTTAATAGAGCAGTCGTTTTCAGGTTCGTGCATCAACTCAAGTGAAATACCACCTTGAGCACTATTGATACTGTTTCTGTACAAGGCAAGCTGACTATCTATAAAAGAATTAAGAGTAGTCCCAACAAAAACATCGGACTTTATCTGTAGGATTTTGTCCATGCTTCTGATGATTCTCGTCATGTTATGCCCATGCTCCTGAATCTTTTCCGTATTAGCTTCAATCATGGAGAGTAATGGCATTAGCTCATGCTGAAGATGGTCATCTTGTACGTATACGTCTTTAGCTAATAGCTCTTTACTTTCATCCAATAGCTCATTAGATACTGCGGCAAAGTTGTTTACGTAGTTTAACGGATTAAGCAAACGGTCAACTAGGCCTTTGGTAAGCTGACCAATGGATGCTAATTTTTCTTGCCGAATTAATTGCTCCTGCGTTTCTTTTAGATCGGTAAGCGTTTTATTAAGGCCCTCAAATAAATCATCAGATTTCTCTTTTTCCTTGATCAATTCTTTGGTTCTGTCTTCTAGCTCCTGACGAGCCGCCGATAAGTCAGTGACCATTTTGTTAAAGGCTAAACCAAGTTCGCCTATTTCGTCCCTTGACTTACTGAATACTCGTTGAGTAAGGTCGCCTCTGCCCACCTTTGTAGCAGCATCTCGGAGTTTTAGTACTGGAATGGAAATATTTCTGGCTAGGCCAAAGCCGATAACAATACCTATGCTGAAAACTAGAAAGCTAAAGAATAAAGAGGTGATGCGAATTTGTCTTTTGCTTTGAATTATTTCTTTGGTGGAAAAAGCCAAAGCAACTTCCCCGTGCATAAGGGCGGTGCTGAATGCAGTTCGCTTTACAACTATTGAGTCGTTAGATATGGCATCAACATCAATCTGCTTGCTGTCAGGGTACGTTTTAAAAACGGTTCTATTTATTTTAAAGCTAGAATGGGTCTTATTCCACACCGTATCGGTTTGCAATAAACTAACAAATCGGAGCAAGGGGTCTTTTTTAACAAAATCCATAGCAGTCTGAACGCCTTCGAAATTTTGTTCAGTCATGGCTATTTTAACGCCAAGCGCAACAGTATTTGCTTGGTTTTGCACTTCCTTATTGAAATTACTAAGAAGTGTTCTTTCTTGTATTGCGGGTAAGTAAAATAGAACGAAGAAGGAAAATAGCAATACTATACTAGTCACCGTCATCCATATTTTAGTCTTGACCGTGAGGCGTAAGCCTTTTATAATTTGAAAAAGTTGTGGTTTGGGTAAATTAGTTACCATAGCGCAGATATAGGTAAGCAATTAGTGCTTCTAGTGGATGGGCGTTACAAAGACTTCTTTCCATCAATAGCTATAACCTTATTGTTAGCCGAGGCTTGTGTGACAATGCCAATTGCGCCGCTTGTCTGTGAAACGAATTCTTCAAGATCAGATTCGCTATTGAAAAAATTTGGTGCAGCAGCCTTGCCTTGAAATACCAGAGCAAGCCAATATTTATTTAGATCATTTGGGCTCATGTTGTAAATCTTTTTGCTGGTAACAACCCCTATTGGTGTATTGCTTTTTAGAAGTGCTATAACTACTTTACTGCCATCTGGCCAGCGTAGTTTTTCTCCTCGCATCACAGACTTAAGCTGCTCTATTTTCATTTCGGCTGGTATTGCTTTTCCATTCGCAATCACCACAAGATTACTATTGTCTTGAGAATTAGCCGGTAGCGAGAGGTATACAAAAAAGAGAAAGGGTAGAGTAAGGCGTCGGTAAATCCAATTCATCGCGTATATAAGTTAGAAACCGACTGCTACTTGAAAGATCAATTTGTCTGGTGTGCCAACTGTTGATCTTTGTATATGTTGATATTCAAGCTTGAGCACGGCTAAATAGCTTATTTCATACCGTAGGCCACCAACAAATGATCGGACGTTGTTATTTAAATAATACACCTCTTTATTGCGATATTGAATATTGTCGAGCCTGATATACGGAATGATTTTATCAGTAATTCTAAAACCTGCATATGCATACGAAGCTAATGCCTGCTGCATTCCAAGGCTGTCGGACCTGTTTATAGCCATGCTGCTTTCTGCTAAGAGCTCATACCTTTTAGAGAAGACAGAATCGGTGTAGGAAACCGAGGCGGTCATTATATTTTGAGTGACCTTAGACGGAATCAGGGTGTTAGTGCCGCCAGAATGATTGTGCGACATACTGCCTTTCGAAAGGACATCATGATACAAGGAGGCCCCTAGGCGGAAGCCATCAACGGGCTTCACGTGCACAGCGGCTGTCAGCGATTTGAAAGGGTTATTATCAGCAATATCTCCTGAGCCTAGCCCATTGCCAACCATAACGTCATAGCCAAACCGGAGTCTGCCAAGGTTTTGCCCTTGTAAGCTGATGCCAGTAGTGTGCAGTGGTATTATACCCTCGGAAAAAACTAAAGGGCGCTCAACCGTTGGAAAGAAAACTCGGCCATGGTGGTAAGTATCATTCCAATAGTTGATGGGAGTATGGTGTTTGCCAATTAAGACGCTATGATTGCCCGCATAATTGTATTTCAATATTATGCGTTCTACACTGATATCGAAATCGGTGGGAGAATCCAAGGAATATTTAAAAACGGTTTCCCCCAGAAATGATAATCTCTCGGTTATCTCTGATGTAATAAATAAGTCCTGCTCACCAAGCCCAAAATTCGCTTTGCCTTTTTGGTAATAAGAATAGGCATCTACAAACCCTCTTATCTGGGTACGCTGGGCCACTACCCGGTGTGCCGAGCACAAGAGTAGAGTACTGATGAATAAAAGGATTAATGAGTACTTAGTTCTTTCCATACCTGCTGTTTGAATTTATTCGATAAATGAAGGAGGTGATGTCACCAACTGAAAAGCGGGTAGTCGATTACGCAGGTAGTGGTCTGCGTTGCGTACTTGCTGGGCGCCAACTGCTTATACACTAGGCAATAGATACAGGGAGAAAAGGACGTTACTACATAGCTGCCGGCTTAGGCGATTACTGTTAGCTAAAGGCTCTTTCAGGGCCTGAATCATAAGCAACGTAGGGGTGTGTGTAATGTGGTTTTATTCAGTTTATATGAATAAAATTTATTAAAATGTTTCTAAATGTATGTTATTCTCTGCAGTTCAGCTAATGGTTATGGAGGGTATTTTTTAGGAGTATCCACTTGTCAGCAGAAGCTTATTCCCGATAGGCCTTTTCTTAGTTCTGGCGCATTAAAAAGCCCTTGGCAACCATATTGGCGCCAAGGGCTTTTCCTACTCTGCTCTAGTGTACTTAGCTTATAAGAAGCTGTGCAGTGGGCGTGGTGATTGTGATTCTTGCCCGATGGCAATAGTTACCACCTTAGAAACGGACTGGCCTGCATAGCTTGTGCAAACAGCGCTGCTACCAACCCAGTGTACATTGCTGCTCCCAGCCACGTAATCAGTACGGCGCGAGAAGGTATCTTTCGGCTGACCCACCAGCCAAATAGGGGAACCACTTGCAGCGCATGCAGGCCTAGAAAGTGGGCAATTCGCAGGTCGCCGGCCCGGGTGCTCCAGCCGAGGCCCGGTAGGCCAGGACCGCCATCGGGGGCACCGACGGTGTGCTGGTTGAGGTGAATCATCATGCCGCCCAATACGCTCCCGATGAGGAATAGCAACAGGCCTAGGCGCACGCCCCACACATAGCCAGCGGGGCCATCTGGGCGGTACCGCCAGACCAGGTACACGGCCCACACTGTCAGGAGCGTATTGACCAGGATAAATACGCCCATGAGGCTGAACAACAGCCCATCGAAGGCAGTGGCATTGTTGAAATGAGAAGTGGTGCCGCGAGCCGCTTGCGTAGCGATACACGCCATTTCTACCGCCATGCTTAGGCCTATACCCCAGCTGATGCGGCGCACGGCGCGTTGCGCCGGAGAGGGTAAGTCGGCGAGCAGCCAGGCCAGCGTCCAGAGGTAGAGCAGGCCTGATAGCGCGAACTTGATCGGCTTCACCCAAACTGGTAGGCCAGTCACTGCCCGCGTATCAAAGGGCAGCAGCACCAGTGCCAGCAGCAAAAAACCTACGTGCAGCCAGCCCACCCACGACAGCACCGGATTCACGCGGTGCAGTACCCGCAGCCAATCGGCAATAAACCTCAAGGGCGAGGAGTGGGCTGTGCTCGGTTGAACGGGGTATGTTGAAGCGGGCTTCAGGGGATAAGTGGCAGCCATTGCAGTAGAGCGTTAAGTAAAAGCGGGGAATAAGTAGGTTGCGAATCCATACATGGGCGGTTCCTAATTTCTGGCAGGATATTACTGCTAACCACAAAATTATTGCGCCTTATAATCTGTCTGTATTGATTAGGATATTCGCAATGCCAAGCTATTTCTTGTGGCTGGTATGAGCCGAATGCTAGAAAATATGCAGCAGCGTGAATTGGATGAAATAGGTATATGGCTTACTGTGGCATGTATTCAAAATAATAATGTTCTAAGCGTGTCATAGTAATTTAAATAAAGGATAGTAAGGCCGGTCAGATTTATAAACCCATGTGTCAATATAGAATACCATAGATTCTGTTTAATGAGTAAAACGATGCCCAGAATAATTCCAATAAAACCCGTGCTTAAAACTCCACTCCAGCCCTGATAGGCGTGGCACATTCCAAAAATTATGGAGGTGGATAGCAAGCCGATTATGTTTCCTGTTGATGCATTAGAAAACAGAGCGAATACCCTCGTTAAAAGGAACCCGCGAAATAAAATTTCCTCCAGAAGTCCGCCCAGAATAAAGCCTACTATAACCCAGCCTGCGTAAATAAAAATATTGTTCTTAAAATCGACTTGAGTCAGATCGATCGGTGTGTTAGTTGTTTTTTCAACAAGAGGGTTAAAAAGAGTCTCGACAAATAACTCAATTGCCACACCTAATACTGCCGAAACCGCAATTGCTTTCAACCAACTGAGGGGTTGCACAAATCTCATGGAATTGAGCAAAAGTGGCCTCGCCTTGCTTCTTCTTATGTAGGCAAATACAAGAATAAAAGCGCCAATTACTCCAACCTGTGGAATGCCCAGGATTAAGGCAAAGCAAAGGATAGTGAGGATCAACTCGGTTTTGGGTAACCTAGTGAGGTAGCTCATGCGGAGGGGAGTGTTGGCTACTGACCGAATAGCGGCCGTGGCGCGGAAGGGGTATGACATAATGGGGTTGGTGAAATGATTAGCTCCGAGATAGTGCGGTTGGTGCTATGCAACCTGGGTCCTGCGCATCAACAGGAGGGCGCTTTACTGCTAAGTGTTAGGGCGTGGCAGCGGAAACCGGAGCAGCAACTTCGCAGGCGTAGAAGCGCCGCACCAGGCTGTAGAGCAACAGCCCCACCGGCCCAAACAGGAACGTGAGCAGCAGGCACGGCACCAGCAGCAGGTGTGGTACGCCGCGCCGGCGGGCATCGAGGGTTTCCCAAATACCGATGCTCATATCAAAGCATAAGTAATGCACCCAGCCGGCCAGCAGCGCCCACGGGCTGCGGAACAGGGCCGCAACCTCTGCTAAGGAGCTAAATCCGCCTTCGGAAGTGTGCGGCCCCAGGTAGTGTGACCCGATCAAAAGGGTGTAGGCCACTGCCAGCACCAAGGGCAATGCGCCACTGAGCACTACTTGCCGGGTGCCACGCCAGCGCGGGGCCAGCAGCAGCAAGGCCCAACCCAGCATTGCTACAAAATTGGCTAAGGAAAACAGCAGGTCGGGGGTGAGTGCCATGCGGGGTAGAAGTTTCTTGAGCCAAACTTGCACAATGTAGGTAGCATTGCCGCGTCAAAACGGGGTGAACCGTCAGGGGAAACGGGTAAACCGGAAGAAGCCGTAGGCCAGTTATGCCGCGCATAGAACACCGTTCAGCTAGTCCGCGTACCTTTGCAGCGTGAAGGCAGCATTTTTACCGAGACGGGCTTACCTGGTTACCCTATTCCTTGTGGGGGGAGCCGGAGTGGCCTACGCTGCCCCAGGAGCTCTTCTGAAAGATGATTCCACTTTCGTGCGGCAGTCGCACCGCCGGGCCGTATTCCAGTTTGATCAGCGCTTTAGCTTGCTCAATGGAAAGGTGGTCGGCATCAATGGCCTCAAAGGCGGCATAGAGTGGCGTGGCCGCTGGCGCGCGGGCTTGGGCTTGTACCGTCTTTCGGGCGGCGTGCCTACCCGCATTGCGCAGCCCGAAGGCACGCCCAGCGGCACCCGCGACGAAGTGCGGTTTCGCTACTTGGTGGCCTACGGCGAGTATGTGTTCATCGGCAACCCGCGCTGGGAGCTGAGCACGCCGCTACAGCTGGGCGCGGGCAGCTACTATACCAAGTATTATTTCCCCGATGGCGGCATTCGGCGCACCGACCGGGAGGTGCTCTTCGTGCTAGAGCCTTCTATTGCCGCGCATTACCGCGTATTTCGTTGGATTGGCGTGGGCGCGGGCACGGGCTACCGGCAGGTGATGGCCGCCGGCAAACAGCCCCAGGACGATATGAGTGGCATCATCTTCTTTGGCCGTGTAAAGTTTTTCCTCGGCGACTTTATCAAAGTAGTGCGGGGCCGCGAGCGGCTGTTCTCGCAGCAAGGTCTGGAAAGCCACAAATAGCCATTCTACGCAAAAAGCACCACCAGCCCGTAGGCCAGTGGTGCTGCGCAAATGCATGAGAAATCCGTTGAGGCTGGCCTAGCGCGGAGCGCCGATGCCTTTGGCCGTGAGTGGGCGTCGCAGCATGTAGCGGTACACGAAATTGCCGGGAGTGCTGGCGCCTTTAGCGCTGGCGGGTTCCTCCAGAATCTGCACAATTTCCCAGCCCAGAGAGCCCATATAATTCAGGGCGCTGATGGAAGTGGCAAACACCTGAATTTTGCCCGCTTCCCGCATCACCTGCTCGGAACCGCCCAGCTTCTCATAGCCATAGCCGAAGTCGACGTAGATGTCGCCGCTCTTTTCTTTTTCCGGCTTGCCACTCGGTATGGTTCCCGTGCGCATCAGCTCACAGAACTCATACCGCACCGGCTCCAGTGGGCCAGTTCGTACGCCCGGGTTTGGGGCTTGTGCCGCCGCCGTAGAAGCAGCCAAGGTGCCAGCAAGTAGCAGAGAAGCGAAAA
Proteins encoded in this window:
- a CDS encoding sensor histidine kinase yields the protein MVTNLPKPQLFQIIKGLRLTVKTKIWMTVTSIVLLFSFFVLFYLPAIQERTLLSNFNKEVQNQANTVALGVKIAMTEQNFEGVQTAMDFVKKDPLLRFVSLLQTDTVWNKTHSSFKINRTVFKTYPDSKQIDVDAISNDSIVVKRTAFSTALMHGEVALAFSTKEIIQSKRQIRITSLFFSFLVFSIGIVIGFGLARNISIPVLKLRDAATKVGRGDLTQRVFSKSRDEIGELGLAFNKMVTDLSAARQELEDRTKELIKEKEKSDDLFEGLNKTLTDLKETQEQLIRQEKLASIGQLTKGLVDRLLNPLNYVNNFAAVSNELLDESKELLAKDVYVQDDHLQHELMPLLSMIEANTEKIQEHGHNMTRIIRSMDKILQIKSDVFVGTTLNSFIDSQLALYRNSINSAQGGISLELMHEPENDCSIKILPAEMNSVIYNIISNAVYSLNEKSIIDKSFQPKIIVKTSVNDQFAEIRIEDNGNGMSDIERQQLFSPFFTTKPTSKGIGLGLFISQDIIKMHKGSISVDTQKDAFTAFTIRLPLSTSAIV
- a CDS encoding CPBP family intramembrane glutamic endopeptidase — its product is MSYLTRLPKTELILTILCFALILGIPQVGVIGAFILVFAYIRRSKARPLLLNSMRFVQPLSWLKAIAVSAVLGVAIELFVETLFNPLVEKTTNTPIDLTQVDFKNNIFIYAGWVIVGFILGGLLEEILFRGFLLTRVFALFSNASTGNIIGLLSTSIIFGMCHAYQGWSGVLSTGFIGIILGIVLLIKQNLWYSILTHGFINLTGLTILYLNYYDTLRTLLF
- a CDS encoding ABA4-like family protein yields the protein MALTPDLLFSLANFVAMLGWALLLLAPRWRGTRQVVLSGALPLVLAVAYTLLIGSHYLGPHTSEGGFSSLAEVAALFRSPWALLAGWVHYLCFDMSIGIWETLDARRRGVPHLLLVPCLLLTFLFGPVGLLLYSLVRRFYACEVAAPVSAATP